In Paenibacillus sp. G2S3, a single window of DNA contains:
- a CDS encoding CocE/NonD family hydrolase — translation MNKFLGRPDLKPTHPSETKPGLNNIVMTTAHYGNQEVIMEKDVPIKMRDGVKIYVNVFRPNKPGKFPVVMSMDPYNKDGLPPYEMFRQVWPTVGTIVTSLYAPFESPDPGFWVPNDYVLVKIATRGSSNSEGDLYPWTETETQDYYEIIEWAGVQEWSDGNVGLNGVSYLAMTQWRVAAKNPPHLKAIIPWEGTSDLYREWYFHGGIPETVFSADFEKLQHTRWPNNNIEEMVAEQKKHPLIDEHWEERQVTLSDIKVPMFVAASWSTQGLHNRGTFEGFKQSSSKDKWLLVHGRKEWETYYLRESLEQQKDFFDYFLKGIENDWMDTPRVRYEVSEKFYKGHIRISNEWPIPQTQYSEYYLNGEEMSLQHTPVQNESKLTYNAEPGQTENSDLQLKFTADEDMELTGNMKLKLWVSTDDADDMDLFVGIKKFDRRGNEVYLPDFNHLENGQVASGWLRVSHRELDPVKSTPYQPVLKHKNLLKLNKGEIVPVEIEILPSSVFLKSGESLVLVIKGSDIIVDDNPTGSRGYGHSDTVNKGTHKVYAGGKYDSFLLVPVIPLRD, via the coding sequence ATGAACAAATTTCTGGGCCGACCTGATCTGAAACCGACACATCCTAGTGAGACTAAACCAGGTTTGAACAACATAGTCATGACTACTGCGCATTATGGAAATCAAGAGGTAATCATGGAAAAGGATGTTCCCATCAAAATGCGGGATGGGGTCAAAATATACGTCAATGTTTTCCGTCCGAATAAGCCTGGGAAGTTTCCGGTGGTAATGAGCATGGATCCATATAATAAAGATGGCTTACCTCCCTATGAAATGTTTCGTCAAGTCTGGCCGACGGTAGGTACTATCGTTACATCTCTTTATGCGCCATTTGAGTCACCTGATCCCGGTTTTTGGGTACCAAACGATTATGTATTGGTTAAAATCGCAACGCGGGGGAGTTCAAATTCGGAAGGTGACCTCTATCCTTGGACGGAAACGGAAACGCAAGATTATTATGAAATCATCGAATGGGCCGGCGTTCAGGAGTGGAGCGATGGCAATGTGGGACTAAACGGTGTGTCATATCTGGCCATGACCCAATGGCGGGTGGCTGCTAAGAATCCGCCTCATCTGAAGGCGATTATCCCGTGGGAAGGGACTTCTGATCTGTACCGGGAATGGTACTTTCACGGCGGAATACCGGAAACGGTTTTCTCAGCTGATTTCGAGAAGTTGCAACATACCCGGTGGCCAAATAACAACATAGAAGAAATGGTAGCGGAGCAAAAAAAGCATCCTTTAATCGATGAGCATTGGGAGGAAAGACAGGTTACATTGTCCGATATCAAGGTACCTATGTTTGTTGCCGCCAGTTGGTCCACCCAAGGGTTGCATAACCGCGGTACCTTTGAAGGCTTTAAACAGTCTTCATCCAAAGACAAGTGGCTGCTGGTTCATGGCCGCAAGGAATGGGAAACCTACTATTTGCGTGAATCGCTGGAACAGCAGAAGGATTTCTTCGATTATTTCCTGAAAGGCATTGAGAATGATTGGATGGATACGCCTCGGGTACGCTATGAGGTCAGCGAGAAATTTTATAAGGGACATATTCGTATTTCAAATGAATGGCCGATCCCCCAAACCCAATATTCCGAATATTATCTGAATGGAGAAGAAATGTCTTTGCAGCACACTCCCGTTCAGAACGAATCGAAACTTACCTATAATGCTGAGCCCGGTCAGACAGAAAACAGTGATTTACAGCTTAAATTTACCGCTGACGAGGACATGGAGCTCACCGGAAATATGAAGCTCAAGCTCTGGGTCTCCACCGATGACGCAGATGATATGGATCTTTTTGTCGGCATTAAGAAGTTCGACAGACGCGGCAATGAAGTGTATCTGCCCGACTTTAACCATCTTGAAAACGGTCAGGTGGCTAGCGGATGGCTGAGGGTTTCCCATAGAGAGCTGGATCCTGTAAAATCTACTCCTTATCAGCCTGTACTTAAGCACAAGAACTTGTTGAAGCTTAATAAAGGCGAGATTGTACCGGTAGAAATTGAAATATTGCCTTCAAGCGTATTCCTCAAGAGTGGGGAAAGTCTAGTGCTGGTCATAAAAGGCAGCGACATAATTGTCGATGACAACCCGACAGGCTCAAGAGGTTATGGGCACAGCGACACAGTGAACAAAGGAACCCATAAGGTTTATGCCGGAGGAAAGTATGATTCTTTCCTTTTGGTACCGGTGATTCCCTTGAGAGATTAG